The sequence below is a genomic window from Flavobacterium lipolyticum.
ACATCACAATGATCCATTTCTTTGAAAACCAAAGCAAAACTGTTTTTGCAGTACAGACGCAAAACGAAATTTCGGCTCAAGACATTTCAAAACTAAACTGGCTTTTTGCCGACTCCAATAAGATCGAAAAATCCGCACTGACGGATTTTTTTGTTGGTCCACGTGCCACTATGATCACTCCATGGAGTACAAATGCTGTAGAAATTACTCAAAACATGGGTATTACGGGCATTATCAGAATTGAAGAATTTCATCCGGCAACAGTTGATTTTTCAGATTTTGACCCAATGTTATTTCAGAAATTCAGCCAATTAGATCAGGAAATTTTCACGATCAATGTGCAGCCGGAACCTATTCTGGAAATTGATGATATTGCCGCTTACAATACAACAGAAGGATTAGCTTTAAGCGAAGAAGAAGTTGATTACTTAAATAATCTTTCTACTAAATTAGGAAGAAAACTAACTGACTCAGAGATTTTTGCTTTCTCACAAGCCAACTCAGAGCACTGCCGTCACAAAATCTTCAACGGAACATTTGTGATTGACGGAGAAGAAAAAGAAACTTCTCTATTCAAATTAATTAAAAAAACATCACAGGAAAATCCTAACGATATTGTTTCTGCTTATAAAGACAACGTTGCTTTTGTAAAAGGACCAAAAGTGCAGCAGTTTGCACCAAAAACAGCTGACAAACCAGATTATTACGAGATAAAAGAATTCGATTCCGTTTTATCTTTAAAAGCAGAAACACACAATTTCCCAACAACAGTTGAGCCTTTTAACGGAGCTGCAACCGGATCCGGAGGAGAAATTCGTGACCGTTTAGCCGGTGGCCAGGGTTCATTGCCATTAGCTGGAACAGCAGTTTACATGACTTCATATTCTCGTTTAAAGTCCTTCGACTCCGCTCAGGGTGACCGAAAATGGGAAAATGCTGTTGAAGAAAGAAAATGGCTGTACCAAACTCCAATGGATATTTTAATCAAAGCTTCAAACGGAGCTTCTGATTTTGGAAATAAATTCGGGCAACCGTTAATTACAGGTTCGGTTTTAACTTTCGAACATTCAGAAAACGACCGTAAAATTGGTTACGATAAAGTAATCATGCAGGCGGGTGGAATTGGTTACGGAAAATTAGATCAGGCAATCAAAAAGAAACCACAAGAAGGCGATAAAATCGTAATTCTTGGAGGAGAAAATTATAGAATTGGTATGGGTGGTGCTGCTGTTTCGTCTGCAGATACCGGAGCTTTTGGCTCAGGAATCGAGTTAAACGCAATTCAGCGTTCGAATCCTGAAATGCAAAAACGTGCTGCCAATGCGATTCGTGGTTTAGTAGAAAGCGATAATAACCCGATTGTTTCGATTCACGATCACGGAGCCGGAGGACACTTAAACTGTCTTTCTGAATTGGTGGAAGAGACCGGAGGATTAATCGACTTAGATAAATTACCTGTTGGAGACCCTACTCTTTCTGCCAAAGAAATTATCGGTAACGAATCTCAGGAAAGAATGGGATTGGTTATTGGTCAAAAAGATATCGATACTTTACAAAGAATTGCCGACAGAGAGCGTTCGCCAATGTATCAGGTTGGAGATGTAACGGGCGATCACCGTTTTACATTCGAATCTAAAACAAACGGTTCAAAACCGATGGATTATGCTTTAGAAGATTTCTTCGGAAGTTCTCCAAAAACAGTTATGACCGATAAAACAATTGACAGAAAATATGCTGATGTTGCTTACAACACAGCAGATTTCGAAAATTACTTAAAAGACGTTTTGCGTTTAGAAGCGGTTGCCTCAAAAGACTGGTTAACCAATAAAGTAGACCGTTGTGTGGGTGGAAAAGTAGCCAAACAACAAAATGCAGGACCTTTACAGTTGCCTTTGAATAATGTTGGAGTTATGGCTCTGGATTATTTAGGTAAAGAAGGAATCGCTACTTCTATCGGGCATGCTCCTATCGCTGCTTTGATTGACCCGGTTGCGGGATCCAGAAATGCTATTGCCGAGTCATTATCAAACATCATTTGGGCACCAATTAAAGATCAGTTAAAAGGAATTTCATTGTCTGCCAACTGGATGTGGGCTTGCAAAAACGAAGGTGAAGACGCTCGTTTATATGCTGCCGTAGAAGGTTGTTCTGAATTTGCAATCGAATTAGGAATCAATATTCCAACCGGAAAAGATTCTCTTTCGATGAAACAAAAATATCCAAACGACGAAGTAATTGCACCGGGAACGGTTATTATTTCGGCAGCAGGAAACTGTACCGATATCAAAAAAGTAGTAGAACCTGTTTTACAAAGAAACGGAGATTCAATCTATTATATCAATTTGTCTCAGGATGATTTCAAATTAGGAGGCTCTTCTTTTGCACAAATCAGAAATACAATCGGAAAAGAGACTTCTACTATTAAAGACGCTTCTTTCTTCAAAAATGCTTTTAATACCATTCAGGAATTAATTGGTGAAAACCAAATTTTAGCCGGACACGATATCGGAAGCGGTGGTTTGATCACAACTTTATTAGAATTGTGTTTTGCAGATGTAAACCTTGGGGCAAAAATTGACTTCAGCGCTTTCGCAGAAAAAGACTTATTGAAAATCCTTTTTGCAGAAAACATTGGTATTGTTTTCCAGGCGAAATCAGATACTGCTGTTGAAGCCAAATTAAATGCCAACAACATCGAGTTCTATAAATTAGGAAAAGCAACAACGACCGAGACTTTAGACCTTGGACCTTGGACTTTAGACATAAAAGCTTACAGAGACATCTGGTTCGAGACTTCATATTTATTAGATCAAAAACAATCTAAAAACGGAAGAGCTCAGGCACGATTTGAAAACTATAAAAATCAGGTTTTAAATTATACTTTCCCATCTCATTTCACTGGTAAAAAACCTATCATCTCGAGCGAAGTCAAGAGACCAAAAGCGGCTATTATCCGTGAGAAAGGAAGTAATTCTGAGCGTGAAATGGCAAATGCTATGTACTTAGCCGGTTTTGATGTAAAAGACGTTCACATGACTGATTTGATTTCGGGTCGTGAAACACTGGAAGACATTCAGTTTATTGGAGCTGTTGGAGGTTTCTCTAATTCTGATGTTTTAGGTTCTGCCAAAGGATGGGCCGGAGCTTTCTTATACAACGAAAAAGCAAAAACCGCTCTCGATAATTTCTTTAAAAGAGAAGATACGCTATCTGTCGGGATTTGTAACGGATGTCAATTGTTCATGGAATTAGAAGTGATCAATCCGGAGCATGAAGTTCACGGAAAAATGCTTCACAATGAAAGTCAGAAACACGAAAGCATCTTTACTTCTGTAAAAGTACAGGAAAACAACTCGGTTATGTTATCGACATTGGCCGGAAGCACTTTAGGAGTGTGGGTTTCTCATGGAGAAGGTAAATTCAAATTGCCTTTAGCCGAAGAAAACTACAACATTGTTTCTAAGTATGCTTACGAAGGTTATCCTGCAAACCCTAACGGATCTGATTACAACACAGCAATGTTATGTGACAAAACCGGAAGACATTTGGTAATGATGCCACACATTGAGCGCTCCACCTTCCAATGGAACTGGGCACATTATCCAAAAGACAGAAACGACGAGGTTTCGCCTTGGCACGAAGCTTTTGTCAACGCCAGAAAATGGATTGAAAAAAACTAAAAAATATATTATAATTTAAAAACGCCCGAATTATGAAAATGCCCCAAAAAGTTAGACACTATTTGGGGCATTTTTTATGAAATTAAAAGCTCGATATTTCTTCACTCCAGAAAAAAAAACAATTCCCATTACCATCTATTTTGCATACAATCTTTTATTGCTGACAAATTACCTTTATCAAGATGTTCATATTTACCTGATCCATCAAGTGCATTGTACCTATACATAACATCATTAACATCATTAACATGATCAGCCCCTAAATTATGTCCACACTCGTGAGCAAAAGCGTTGTTTGCTAAATCAGAAATGATTAATGAACTAAACCCTTTTCCAGAATAAGAATTACCATATGTACCTACATATGCCAAACCTAAGTTACTATTACTCCATTTATGCCCAGTGAAAAACGCGCATCTAACCACTTTGAAACCTAATTTATTGGGATGCTTTATATTATACGAAACCAAATGTTTTAACTGTTTATCGGCGTCACTAACTCTAGCAAAAGAAGCCAGATATTCCGCCTTAGCCGCAGGTGTATCTTCAGGTGTATAAAAATTGAAGTTAGGAACTTGACAATATTCCTCTTTTTTTAAACCTAATTTCCCCCTCAATCGCATAAGAGAATATACAAGTTTAACATAATGAAACATGTAAGGGAAAGCATTTTCCATGTAAACAACCTCAATATTGTATGTTTTCCTGGAATCCATATTTAGTATACCGGGTGGTTTGGTTGGATTGAATAATTGAGGTGATGGATCAACCGGAGGTACAATGGATAAACATCCTCCTGCTATTCTACCTTCAACTAATTCTTTTCTTCTTAATGTAGCAGTTTCATTAATCAGCCTATAATTGTCATACTTTTCAGTAATAACTTCAAAATGGCTATCATCCTTTTTGCTAGTACTTTGCTGATTTAGATAATTTCTCAATAATACCTCTCCGTTATGTCCTAATTTGTTTGCTGCAACTAAAAATTCTTTCTTTTCTACCCGATCAAAATTTAAATCCAGCTCTTCAACCCCTACATCTAAGTCCTTTTTCCCTTTGAGAACTAATTCTTCTCCATTATCTTTAAAGTACAATTCAAATCCATTATCACCTATAATCATAATAGCATTTTCATACTTTTCGTTCGCTTCAACTGTGCCTGTTAAGGTCCTTTTTTTGCCAAATAAAATCTGCTCTGCGCTTTTCAAATCAAAATTCAGTTTTGCTCCATCTTTCTTAATTAAACTAAATTCTCTTATTTCTCCAGATTCTCTTATTGGCTTTGCAAAATCGGGCAACTGTGGTAGTTCTGATATTTTATAAGCAACGCTGTTTGATAGATCTGACTCTAATCCCGTATTTTCTCTACTACAGGAAACAAGCGAAAACACTATAAAAATCCCGAAAATAATTTTCTTTTCCATTTTTAACACGTTTTTAATTTTGTAAAAATAAACTATCACAAAACAATAAGGATTAGCCACAATATTGCAACAATAAGTCTTTATTATATAATATTAAGTACTATAAAAAATCTCAACATTTTGAAATTCATATTTACCTCATGCCCGAAATTTAGTACTCATTACCATCTATTTTGTATACAATCTTTTATTGTTGACAAATTACCTTTATCAAAATGTTGGTAATTACCATACCCTTCAAAAGCATACATAACATCATTAGGATCATTAACATGACTAGCTCCTAAATTATGTCCACATTCGTGAGCAAAAGCGTTGTTTCCTAAATCAGAAATAATTAATGAACTATACTCTGTTCCAAAATAAGAATTACCATATGTACCTTTATATGCCAAACCTAATGCACCATTATCCCATTTATATCCGGTAAAAAAGGCACATCTAACTACTTTGATACCTAATTTATTAGGATGTCTATCAAGATATTCAACCAAATTATCTAACTGGGCGCGGGACTTATTAACTCTAGCAAAAGAAGCCAAATATTCCGCCTTAGCAGCAGGTGTATCTTCAGGTTTATAAAAATTGAAGTTAGGAACTTGACAATATTCTTCTTTTTTTAAACCCAATTTTCTCCCCACTTGCATAAGAGAATACACAAGTTTAACATAATGAAACATGTAAGGGAAATCTTTTTCCATGTAAGCAACCTCAATATTGTATGTTTTCCTGGAATCCTTATTTAGTATACCGGTTGGTTTGGATGAATTGAATAATTGAGGTGATGCAACCGGAGGTACAATGGATAAACATCCTCCTGCTATTCTACCTTCAACTAATTCTTTTCTTCTTGATGTAGCAGTTTCATTAATCAGCTTATAATTATCATACTTTTCAGTAATAACTTCAAAATGGCTATCATCCTTTTTGCTAGTACTTTGCTGACTTAGATAATTTTTCAATAATACCTCTCCGTTATGTCCTAATTTGTTTGCTGCAACTAAAAATTCTTTCTTTTCTGCCTTATCAAAATTTAAATCCAGCTCTTCAACCCCTACATCTAAGTCCTTTTTCCCTTTGAGAACCAATTCTTCTCCATTATCTTTAAAGTACAATTCAAATCCATTATCACCTATAATCATAATAGCATTTTCATACTTTTCGTTCGCTTCAACTGTGCCAGTTAAGGTCCTTTTTTTGCCAAATAAAGTCTGCTCTGCGCTTTTCAAATCAAAATTCAGTTTTGTTCCATCTTTCTTAATTAAACTAAATTCTCTTATTTCTCCAGATTCTCTTATTGGCTTTGCAAAATCAGGTAACTGTGGTAGTTCTGATATTTTATAAGCAACGCTGTTTGATAAATCTGACTCTAATCCAACATTTTCTCTACTACAGGAAACAAGTGAAAACACTATAAAAATCCTGAAAACAATTTTCTTTTTCATTTCTATCTAAGTTTTAAATTTATAAAGAATAAACTTACAAAAAAACCAAAGATCAATCACAACTTTGTAACAATCGGCCTATACTATGTAATGAGCATTACTTTTAATAACTTAACTGGAATTTTATGTTATTTATTGATGCATTGCATAAAAGTTTATACTGCAATTTTTACTAAAATTATGGTTTTAAAACCTCCGAAAGATCTAGCACAGTTGCTTCTCATTTTAAAAAAAAATCAAAATGATCCTTTAATCTTTGGCCAAAAAACTTTAAAACGACTCTAAGATTAATTTAATACTATCTTAAGCCAGCTTACACCAGTGTTTTTATTGCTATAAATATCTTTGTTTCATGAAAAAATGGACATTAAATTTATCGCTTCGATTACTCTTACTTATAATAAGCCAGGTTGTATTTTCCCAAAATCCCTCTGTTAAAGGAACTGTATCTGATGGAAAGCTAGCCATCGAATTTGTCGATGTGGTTTTAAAAAACACTGCCGATTCTACTAAAGTTGCCGGATATGCGATTACAGATGCTACCGGAAATTTCTCTTTAGATCATGTCGCTTCGGGTGAATATAAAATTCAGTTCAAATTAATCGGTTTTAAAACCGTTACTCAAAAAGTAAAATTTACAGGATCTCCTATTTCTATTGGAACCATAACTTTAAAAACGGACACTAATCTGTTAAATACTGTTGTTGTAAATTCTCATAAAAAGCAGATTCAAAAAACCAACGAAGGCTTCATTTTTAATGCCGTTTCGAATCTGACACAAACGGGCGGAACCGCTACTGATATGCTCAAAAACATTCCTACAGTAGCTGTGGATGCAGACGGAGGAATTACCTTGAGAGGAAAATCACCTATGATTTTGATTAACGGAAAAAACTCCGCCATTACCAATATGGATCAGATTGCAGCAAGCAGTATTGAAAGTATTGAGGTTATCAGTAATCCTACTGCCAAATACGATGCAAATGCAGAGAGTGGTATTATCAATATCAGACTCAAAAAAAACAACCAAAGCGGTATGAATGGTGCAGTGGTTTTAGGAGGTGGTTTTGGAGCCAAAGGCAGATTAAACAGCTCCGTGCTCTTAAATCATAAAACAGATAAATGGAATTTTGGATTGGGATACGACAACCGCTTTGCCGGAAGAACTAAAAAGATCAAAGGTGAAAGAATCAATTATCTGATTGATGACGAACATTATATCAATCAAAACAGAAACGACCAACGAACAGAAGGTTTGCAGAATTTGAAATTCAACATTGATTTTTCACCAAACGAAAACAACAGCTTTTCTTTTGAAGCTTTGGGAAATATGGAAAGTCAGGACAATGGCGAAACTTTATACACGCAGGTAAACAACAGTACCAATCAGTTTTTCTCGAGCAATAAAAGACATTCTCTGGAACTCGAACGCTCTAAGGTAGGCGAACTTGCTTTTAGCTATGACCGAAAATTTGCCGATGACCAAAAGAGTCTGAATGCCAGTATTACCTCATCTTTCAACAAACACAGAGAAAACACTGACATTGATACCTATCAATTCGATCAATACGACAACCTGATTGGTAATGCTGCATGGCAAAGAACACACAATTACGAACACGAAAATATCTCGAACGCTATTGTAAATTATGCGCTTCCGGTTTCAGAAAGAACCATTTTAGAGACGGGCTACAAAGGAACCTTCCGATTCTTCAACTCCAATTTTGAAAGTGCCGATCAAACGAATGGAGAATACGTGGTAAATCCTTTGGCAAGCAACGGCTTCAAATTCAACGAGCAAATCAATGCCGTTTACGGAATGCTAAACTCCTATATTGGCACTAAAGAAACTCCCAAATGGAAATACAACCTGGGATTACGTGCCGAACAGGTTTCAAACAATGGAAAAACTCAAAACAACAGTGATAACTTCTCCAATCATTATGTAAAACTTTTCCCTTCTGCCTCTTTACAACTTAATTTAGCTGCAGATGAATTTCTGAAAATGAGTTACAGCAAACGTATCAATCGTCCGGATTTAGACAACTTAAATCCTTTTATTGATATTACCGATGCCTTGAATCCGCATGGAGGAAATCCGTACTTAAAACCGGAAATCATTCATATTATTGAAACAGGTTATTCCAAAGAATGGTCTAAATATTCCCTTTCTACCAATGCTTTTTACAGAAACGCCACCAATACAATCAGACAATATGCCGAATTACAGGACAACGGAGTAGTTTTGCAACAGCCCAGAAATATTGGAAGCACCATTACTTATGGTCTTGAAACTATTTTCAGCTTAAAACCCGTTGGATTCTACGATGCCAATATCAGTATCACTGCTTTTCAGCAAAATATAAACGCCTCCAATCTGGCTCAGGATGTAGTCAACAATGCATTCAGCTGGTACGGAAAGATCATCAATAATTTTGTTCCGTGGAAAGGTGGAAAACTGCAAATTATCGGAAATTACAATTCGGCACTTGCTACCGCGCAGGGAAAAAGAATTCCGATCTATAATGTAGATATGGGTTTTCAGCAAAAACTGGGTAAAGGCAATGCCCGTTTAGGCTTAGTGGTTACCGATATGTTCAACACACTTGAAAGCGGTTTTAAAAACAATACGGCTTTGTTCAGTAACAACCGTACTTCGAAGTCAGATACACGTGCTCTGATGCTTACTTTTGCTTACACCTTTAAATCTGACTTTAAAGAAAAATTACTGGAAAACCAGTTTTCGACAGAGTAGCATCGCATTAAAATAAAAATATCATTCTTGTAATCGGGATTCCTTTTTCTAGTGAAAATTGAACTATATTCGCCAAAAAATTTGTGCCCCGAATTTTTTGGCAACTCCAAAAACCCTTAAACCTACATAGAATGAAAACCCTGCAAGTATTTCTTTTTACTTTATTATTTAGTGCCGTAAAATTACATTCACAAATTCACGTAGACCGAATCACTTATAAAGTCCGTGACCATTTTATTACCACCACCATTGGGTATCCGGTACCCGGAACTTTTTTACCAGCCGGAAAAAAAGAACCCTCTACCATTTTAAATCCGGACGGAACAGGAATTATTCAATATGAAGATCTAAGCAAAAAAAAGATCAACTGGGGAATTGAATGTACCGAAGAAGGTATTCCGGTTTTTAAAGAAGGTTTCAACAGTGCTTCCTATACTTTCTGGTACCGTACCAATGACAGTGAGGAGTGGAATTATACCCAATTTTCTATACATTTTACCAAGAAAAAAATGTTTCTGATGGGTGAAAGAGTAAAAGAATATGTAGATTATAACGTACAATAATTACTACGTAAAAATCAATTTTTCTTGATTTTTATACCTTTTACTACAAAAAAGAAAACGTTTTCGTAGATTTTCTAAAGTACTTATAATTTTTCCCATAAATTTCGATAAATATAAAAATTATACCTAATTTTTATTTAATTTGCGATAAAATTCA
It includes:
- a CDS encoding zinc-dependent metalloprotease family protein gives rise to the protein MEKKIIFGIFIVFSLVSCSRENTGLESDLSNSVAYKISELPQLPDFAKPIRESGEIREFSLIKKDGAKLNFDLKSAEQILFGKKRTLTGTVEANEKYENAIMIIGDNGFELYFKDNGEELVLKGKKDLDVGVEELDLNFDRVEKKEFLVAANKLGHNGEVLLRNYLNQQSTSKKDDSHFEVITEKYDNYRLINETATLRRKELVEGRIAGGCLSIVPPVDPSPQLFNPTKPPGILNMDSRKTYNIEVVYMENAFPYMFHYVKLVYSLMRLRGKLGLKKEEYCQVPNFNFYTPEDTPAAKAEYLASFARVSDADKQLKHLVSYNIKHPNKLGFKVVRCAFFTGHKWSNSNLGLAYVGTYGNSYSGKGFSSLIISDLANNAFAHECGHNLGADHVNDVNDVMYRYNALDGSGKYEHLDKGNLSAIKDCMQNRW
- the purL gene encoding phosphoribosylformylglycinamidine synthase, producing MIHFFENQSKTVFAVQTQNEISAQDISKLNWLFADSNKIEKSALTDFFVGPRATMITPWSTNAVEITQNMGITGIIRIEEFHPATVDFSDFDPMLFQKFSQLDQEIFTINVQPEPILEIDDIAAYNTTEGLALSEEEVDYLNNLSTKLGRKLTDSEIFAFSQANSEHCRHKIFNGTFVIDGEEKETSLFKLIKKTSQENPNDIVSAYKDNVAFVKGPKVQQFAPKTADKPDYYEIKEFDSVLSLKAETHNFPTTVEPFNGAATGSGGEIRDRLAGGQGSLPLAGTAVYMTSYSRLKSFDSAQGDRKWENAVEERKWLYQTPMDILIKASNGASDFGNKFGQPLITGSVLTFEHSENDRKIGYDKVIMQAGGIGYGKLDQAIKKKPQEGDKIVILGGENYRIGMGGAAVSSADTGAFGSGIELNAIQRSNPEMQKRAANAIRGLVESDNNPIVSIHDHGAGGHLNCLSELVEETGGLIDLDKLPVGDPTLSAKEIIGNESQERMGLVIGQKDIDTLQRIADRERSPMYQVGDVTGDHRFTFESKTNGSKPMDYALEDFFGSSPKTVMTDKTIDRKYADVAYNTADFENYLKDVLRLEAVASKDWLTNKVDRCVGGKVAKQQNAGPLQLPLNNVGVMALDYLGKEGIATSIGHAPIAALIDPVAGSRNAIAESLSNIIWAPIKDQLKGISLSANWMWACKNEGEDARLYAAVEGCSEFAIELGINIPTGKDSLSMKQKYPNDEVIAPGTVIISAAGNCTDIKKVVEPVLQRNGDSIYYINLSQDDFKLGGSSFAQIRNTIGKETSTIKDASFFKNAFNTIQELIGENQILAGHDIGSGGLITTLLELCFADVNLGAKIDFSAFAEKDLLKILFAENIGIVFQAKSDTAVEAKLNANNIEFYKLGKATTTETLDLGPWTLDIKAYRDIWFETSYLLDQKQSKNGRAQARFENYKNQVLNYTFPSHFTGKKPIISSEVKRPKAAIIREKGSNSEREMANAMYLAGFDVKDVHMTDLISGRETLEDIQFIGAVGGFSNSDVLGSAKGWAGAFLYNEKAKTALDNFFKREDTLSVGICNGCQLFMELEVINPEHEVHGKMLHNESQKHESIFTSVKVQENNSVMLSTLAGSTLGVWVSHGEGKFKLPLAEENYNIVSKYAYEGYPANPNGSDYNTAMLCDKTGRHLVMMPHIERSTFQWNWAHYPKDRNDEVSPWHEAFVNARKWIEKN
- a CDS encoding TonB-dependent receptor domain-containing protein — protein: MKKWTLNLSLRLLLLIISQVVFSQNPSVKGTVSDGKLAIEFVDVVLKNTADSTKVAGYAITDATGNFSLDHVASGEYKIQFKLIGFKTVTQKVKFTGSPISIGTITLKTDTNLLNTVVVNSHKKQIQKTNEGFIFNAVSNLTQTGGTATDMLKNIPTVAVDADGGITLRGKSPMILINGKNSAITNMDQIAASSIESIEVISNPTAKYDANAESGIINIRLKKNNQSGMNGAVVLGGGFGAKGRLNSSVLLNHKTDKWNFGLGYDNRFAGRTKKIKGERINYLIDDEHYINQNRNDQRTEGLQNLKFNIDFSPNENNSFSFEALGNMESQDNGETLYTQVNNSTNQFFSSNKRHSLELERSKVGELAFSYDRKFADDQKSLNASITSSFNKHRENTDIDTYQFDQYDNLIGNAAWQRTHNYEHENISNAIVNYALPVSERTILETGYKGTFRFFNSNFESADQTNGEYVVNPLASNGFKFNEQINAVYGMLNSYIGTKETPKWKYNLGLRAEQVSNNGKTQNNSDNFSNHYVKLFPSASLQLNLAADEFLKMSYSKRINRPDLDNLNPFIDITDALNPHGGNPYLKPEIIHIIETGYSKEWSKYSLSTNAFYRNATNTIRQYAELQDNGVVLQQPRNIGSTITYGLETIFSLKPVGFYDANISITAFQQNINASNLAQDVVNNAFSWYGKIINNFVPWKGGKLQIIGNYNSALATAQGKRIPIYNVDMGFQQKLGKGNARLGLVVTDMFNTLESGFKNNTALFSNNRTSKSDTRALMLTFAYTFKSDFKEKLLENQFSTE
- a CDS encoding zinc-dependent metalloprotease family protein; the encoded protein is MKKKIVFRIFIVFSLVSCSRENVGLESDLSNSVAYKISELPQLPDFAKPIRESGEIREFSLIKKDGTKLNFDLKSAEQTLFGKKRTLTGTVEANEKYENAIMIIGDNGFELYFKDNGEELVLKGKKDLDVGVEELDLNFDKAEKKEFLVAANKLGHNGEVLLKNYLSQQSTSKKDDSHFEVITEKYDNYKLINETATSRRKELVEGRIAGGCLSIVPPVASPQLFNSSKPTGILNKDSRKTYNIEVAYMEKDFPYMFHYVKLVYSLMQVGRKLGLKKEEYCQVPNFNFYKPEDTPAAKAEYLASFARVNKSRAQLDNLVEYLDRHPNKLGIKVVRCAFFTGYKWDNGALGLAYKGTYGNSYFGTEYSSLIISDLGNNAFAHECGHNLGASHVNDPNDVMYAFEGYGNYQHFDKGNLSTIKDCIQNRW